From the genome of Propionispora hippei DSM 15287:
CCCAAGTTCTTTTTTTATATTCAACATATTCATCTCCAAATGTATTCAATTAAAAACATTTCTTCTTTGCTAATCTTAACTATGTAAGCCACCACAATAATCAACGTTCCTATCAATGAAGCTAAAGTACCAACTGTAATAAATGTTCCGATAAATCCCCCGATGATTCCAGTATATATAGGATTACGGATATATTTATAGGGACCTTTCGTAACAAGTCGCTGCCCTTGTACCTTTTGTATTACCCCGCTCCAATTTTTAAACAATAATATTCTCGCCCAGACTGAAAATACCAGGGATAAAGTCAGTAGTAATAACCCAATGATTTTTACATACTGCCCCTGTATAATTACCTTCCCAAAAAATGAATTATTATAAAATGATAATGATAACCAAAATGCTGCTACCACGAAAAATACATGTGAAAATCTTTGACTACGTTTTTGTCCTGCCTTTTCAGTTTTTATATTATATTGGGT
Proteins encoded in this window:
- a CDS encoding methyltransferase family protein, which produces MSEILYVNCLWGIFWVYWIITGIRTQYNIKTEKAGQKRSQRFSHVFFVVAAFWLSLSFYNNSFFGKVIIQGQYVKIIGLLLLTLSLVFSVWARILLFKNWSGVIQKVQGQRLVTKGPYKYIRNPIYTGIIGGFIGTFITVGTLASLIGTLIIVVAYIVKISKEEMFLIEYIWR